GCTCCCCGCGTCCCAGCGTCGTGCCGTCTCCGGCAATGCCGCGCTGCCACGCCGCCAACGGCGTGATGCCGAGGCCACGATGCAGATCGCGGTGATAAACGCCGGCGATCGCGTATCCCAGCCAGCGCTCAACCTCGTCGAGCGTCATCGCTGCCGTCTTCTCGGGGTTGAGATCGCCCTTAGCCCGCACGTCGGAGAAGGTGGTGCCGGGCAGCAGATGGACCTTGCCCATCATCGTGCCGATCAGCCGCTCGATATGGCCGCCGTAATGCGGCGTGCGCACCGGCCTGTAGTCGATGGCGATCCCATACTGCTCGCAGCCCCGCTTCAGCGCCTCGGACCGGAACTCCTTCGCGTTGTCGAGATGCAGGCGTTCGGGAATGCCACGCACAGGCCATTCCGCATCGATGCCGCGCTCGGCCAGCCAGCTTTCCTTGGAGAGAGCGGCGTGCGTCAGGCACAGTGCCACGGAGGTTGCGGACGGCGGTTCCAGCGACAGGTGGAAGCCGGCCACGCATCGCGAACACACGTCGATCGCCAGCGTGAGCCAGGGCCGCTGGATCGGCGCGCGCGTCTCGCTGTCGACCACGATCACGTCGACCAGCGTGTGGTCGATCTGGATCAGCGACAGCGGCCAGTGGGCTTCCAGAGAACCGACCACGGGCAGATACCGCTCGCGAACGGCCTTGCGGCCCTCACGCTTGGCGGCGACCTCACGGGCAGGACGCGCCTTCACGCGTGCGGTGATCGCCTTGCGGCTCGGAACCCGCAAGCCTTCCGCTTTGCAGCGCCGCCGCACTTCTTCAGCCAGATCGGCAATCCTTGGCCGCTGGCGCGTCAGATAGACAGTGTCGATGACATCGCGGATGACGGCGTCCACATGCTCGTCGAGCAGCGAGATGCCGCGCTCGGGGCCACGCCGACGCGGCAGCAGGCTCGTCAGACGCGCATCGGCGAGATAGCGACGCAGCAGCGCATAGGCGTGCGTCGGACCGCAACCAAGTTCGACCGCAGCCGCCACCACGTCGCCTCTGGTGCGCGCCGGGTTCTCCGCCAGACGGCGGATCACCGGCAGGCAGCGCCGCGCTTCGTCCCAGGCAGAGGCATCGACCATGGAGAGATCGGGCGCGCTCATCGCGACATCACCCGTGTCTGCGCCGTGATCGGTGCGGCCAGATCGACGACAAGCGCACCCCGCGCGATCAATCGCCACACTACGGCAAGTCCTGCTTCACGCGAGGCGGGCAGCATACCGACCAGATCGGCGAAGCTCACCGCATTGTCGCGCACATGGGCAAGCGCACGTTCCGCCAGCGCCGTGTCGATCGGCGCAGTCCTGAGCGGCAGCAATCGCTTCGCCGCATCGAGTTGCGGTCCGCGAACGCCGCGCTCGGTCGCGATGCGGAAACGTGCTCCGTTGCTGCCCGCCCATGATCGGGCGGCGGCGAAGGCAGGCCGAAAGCGCCTCCAGCCCGCGCGCAGATCAGCCCGGTACTTGATCTCGACGATCTCGCAACGGCCATCGCTCCAATCCACGCGAAAGTCCGGCGTGTACCGCCGCTGGCGACCCTCATGCTCGAATCGGATCGTTGCCGGCTGGGCCGTCACCACCGCGCTCGCATCCATGAAACTCGCGAGCGTCACGAAGTCCCGCTCCAGCGAACTCTCATGCTCCGCCACGCCCGTTTCCAAGGGCTGGAAGCCGATCACATGCGACCGATGGCTCAGCGGAATGCGCCGCAAATGCACCTCCATTTGCGAAACGAGTCGGTACGCAAACCTAGCACATTTTGGGGTCAGTTCACAAACATGGAACCACATCTATGCGCGCAAGCCATTGTTCGGACTCACGTCCGCTCTCACGCCGATTCACGAAACCTGGAAAAACGACAACCTCATCGCCCGCACCGGCCAGGCGCTCAGAGCAACGGCGAACCGGCGGCCGCCAACGCCATCCGATCACACATCAGAAATCGGCTTCGACACCATGCGTCCGCCGCGCGGTGAGCGTGAGGACGGTCAGCGATGATCGTGGCTCTGCTCAACCAGAAGGGCGGTGTCGGCAAGACGACACTGGCGCTGCATCTCGCCGGAGAATGGGCCGGAAGGGGGCAGAGGGTCACCTTGGTCGACGCCGATCCGCAAGGCTCGGCGCTCGACTGGTCTGAGCAGCGCGGCCATGAGGGCTTGCCGAGGCTGTTCGGTGTCATCGGCCTTGCTCGCGACACGCTGCACCGGGAAGCGCCGGAACTGTCCCGGCAGGCCGATCATGTCGTCATCGATGGGCCGCCGCGTGTCGCTGGCCTCATGCGATCCGCGCTGCTCGCCGCCGACCTGGTGCTGATCCCGGTGCAGCCTTCGCCCTTCGATGGCTGGGCTTCCGCCGAGATGCTGTCGCTCATCGCCGAAGCGCGCATTTACCGGCCCGATCTCGTCGCCCGCTTCGTTCTCAATCGCTGCGCGGCGCGCACCATCCTTGGCCGCGAAACCGCCGCTGCGCTCGCCGATCACGATCCTCCGGTGCTCGCGAGCCGGATCGGGCAGCGTGTCGCCTTCGCCAGCGCCGCCCAGACCGGCCGTCTCGTTCACGAATTGGACGGCGCCACGTCCGCGGTCGATGAGATCGCAGCGCTGGTTGATGAAATCGAGCGGCTCCCGCGCACGCGGAGGGCGCCATGAGCACCCGAGCGCCCAGGAGCGGCTTTGCCCGCCGGCCGGCAGATCCCGAAACCTGGGTGAGAGCCGCAAAAGAGCAGCCGGTCGGTCGGGCGGACGGCGCTGCGAACACGGCGCGGCTCACCATCGATGTGACGCCGGCGCAGCGCGGCCGCATCAAGATCGCGGCCTTTGAGCGCGGCATGACCGTCGCCGATATGCTCCGCACGCTACTGGAGCGTGAATTTCCACCTGCCGGGGGTGATAGCCAGTGACCGGCTTGGCGGGACATCGAAGGCCGGTGGTCGAGGGCGCGCGCTCCTCACCGGCTACGGCCCTGACCGAGGTGGAGCTGATCTGGATCGAGAAGTCGATCGAATATTGGGTGCGGTTCGGGAATCCGGTTCAGGAGCGTGTTATCGACCGCAGGCGCCGTGTCCTCGGCTTTCCTCCCGGGAGCCTTTTCGCCTTCGTGCGCTGGACGGCGAATGACTACGGCACCGTCGTCTCCCATCTCGACATCCTGCACGCAGTCGCGCCGCACGAAGCCTACCAGACCGTTCCCGCTGTCACGCCGGGCGGCGAGCTTCTGCTGACGGCCTCTGGCTGGCCGAAAGTCGAGCGCGCGCTGCAGCTCATCGATGCGATCGAGGCGCGCGGCATCGACGGGGCCGATGTCGCGCCCGATCACTGGCGCCACATGCATAACCGACTGGCGGCCGGGGAAAGTCCCCGCGTTTACACACGCGCGCAGCATCGCGCCTGGATCAAGCGGCGGAGCATTTGCCCATGACCCGGCGCGCCATTTTCGCCTCCGCTCTGGTTTCGGTCGGGCTGGTCATAGCCCCGGTGCTCACCGGGCACGGTCCGCGCTTCATCTGGAACGCCTCGGCCAGTGCGCCCATTGGCCTCTACGCCGTCGAGCCGGCCGACCCTATCGAAGTCACCGATCTGGTCGCAGTCCGGCCGCCAGACGCGCTGGCCGAGCTACTTGAAGCGCGCCGCTACCTTCCGCGCGGCGTGCCACTGATCAAGCGCGTCCTGGCGCTCCACGGCACGCGAGTCTGCCGCCGTGGCACGGCCATTACCGCCTACGACCACCTTTATGGCCATGCCCGTGAGCGCGACCGGATGGGCCGCGACCTGCCCTCCTGGCAGGGCTGCCGCGTGATCGCCAAACGCGATGTGTTCCTGATGAACTGGGACGCCGCCGACAGTTTCGATGGCCGCTATTTCGGGCCGCTTCCGCTTTCTGCCGTCACCGCCCGCGTCGTGCCGATCTGGACCGATGCGAATGGTGACGGCCGCTTCGAATGGCAGGCGTCGGCGCGGTGAACGCCTGTCCGCGGGCGGGCGCAATGTCCGCCCGATCGTCTTCACCGCTTGAGGAAAGGAAACCGCCATGCCGCAGATCGGTGAATTTACCAGGCACAAGACAGGCTTTGCCGGGCGCATCCAGACGCTCACGCTCGACCGGGAGATCGTCATCGTCGCGGTGGATCCGGCCAATGTCGAAAACGCCCCCGACCATCGCGTCCACCTCGGCGAAGATGACACCGGCCCCGAGATCGGGGCAGCCTGGACCCGCACTGGCGAGAAGGCCGGAGAATATCTCTCCGTGCTGATCGACGATCCGGCATTGCCGTATCAGATCCGTGCCGCGCTGTTCCAGAACGGCGCTGATGCGGCGTCCTGGTCGCTGCACTGGAACCGGCCGCCCAAACGCGATGCAAAGGACTGAGCCATGCCGCGTTGTCGCCTCGGTCACTCCGTTGCGATCGGGCGTCATCGCGCCGCCCGATCCATTGCCTTCCTTCTCCTTACCGGCCTGTTCTACAGCCCGGTCGGCGTCGCGGCGCAGGCGCAACCGAGTCTGCTCGCACCGCGCCTCCTGCACGATGCACATGCCGACCATATTGCCGAAGCTTCGCAGCGTTTCGGCATTCCTGAGTTCTGGATCGATGCGGTCCTGCAGGCCGAAAGCGCGGGCGATCGCCGCGCCATATCCTCGGCCGGGGCGATGGGCCTGATGCAGATCATGCCTGCCACCTGGTCGGCGCTGCGGCAGCGCCATGGCCTGGGCCGCGATCCT
This portion of the Chelatococcus sp. YT9 genome encodes:
- a CDS encoding TnsA endonuclease N-terminal domain-containing protein, translated to MRRIPLSHRSHVIGFQPLETGVAEHESSLERDFVTLASFMDASAVVTAQPATIRFEHEGRQRRYTPDFRVDWSDGRCEIVEIKYRADLRAGWRRFRPAFAAARSWAGSNGARFRIATERGVRGPQLDAAKRLLPLRTAPIDTALAERALAHVRDNAVSFADLVGMLPASREAGLAVVWRLIARGALVVDLAAPITAQTRVMSR
- a CDS encoding DUF2840 domain-containing protein produces the protein MAGHRRPVVEGARSSPATALTEVELIWIEKSIEYWVRFGNPVQERVIDRRRRVLGFPPGSLFAFVRWTANDYGTVVSHLDILHAVAPHEAYQTVPAVTPGGELLLTASGWPKVERALQLIDAIEARGIDGADVAPDHWRHMHNRLAAGESPRVYTRAQHRAWIKRRSICP
- a CDS encoding DUF736 domain-containing protein encodes the protein MPQIGEFTRHKTGFAGRIQTLTLDREIVIVAVDPANVENAPDHRVHLGEDDTGPEIGAAWTRTGEKAGEYLSVLIDDPALPYQIRAALFQNGADAASWSLHWNRPPKRDAKD
- a CDS encoding Mu transposase C-terminal domain-containing protein; this translates as MSAPDLSMVDASAWDEARRCLPVIRRLAENPARTRGDVVAAAVELGCGPTHAYALLRRYLADARLTSLLPRRRGPERGISLLDEHVDAVIRDVIDTVYLTRQRPRIADLAEEVRRRCKAEGLRVPSRKAITARVKARPAREVAAKREGRKAVRERYLPVVGSLEAHWPLSLIQIDHTLVDVIVVDSETRAPIQRPWLTLAIDVCSRCVAGFHLSLEPPSATSVALCLTHAALSKESWLAERGIDAEWPVRGIPERLHLDNAKEFRSEALKRGCEQYGIAIDYRPVRTPHYGGHIERLIGTMMGKVHLLPGTTFSDVRAKGDLNPEKTAAMTLDEVERWLGYAIAGVYHRDLHRGLGITPLAAWQRGIAGDGTTLGRGEPTAVTDARRFLIDFLPIARRRVRRDGVALHSIAYWADVLGTWIGHPEQMIVRYDPRDLSRIYLLGPDGTYYNLSYRDLRRPPISLWEHRLALKRLRDEGRSLVDEEAIFRTIEAMRTIADGAVRASKAARRQRERRLRVAPEARGDLLPVEPDETDRFRQIGADTPPHERMFPVEEWE
- the parA gene encoding ParA family partition ATPase, giving the protein MIVALLNQKGGVGKTTLALHLAGEWAGRGQRVTLVDADPQGSALDWSEQRGHEGLPRLFGVIGLARDTLHREAPELSRQADHVVIDGPPRVAGLMRSALLAADLVLIPVQPSPFDGWASAEMLSLIAEARIYRPDLVARFVLNRCAARTILGRETAAALADHDPPVLASRIGQRVAFASAAQTGRLVHELDGATSAVDEIAALVDEIERLPRTRRAP
- a CDS encoding S26 family signal peptidase, translated to MTRRAIFASALVSVGLVIAPVLTGHGPRFIWNASASAPIGLYAVEPADPIEVTDLVAVRPPDALAELLEARRYLPRGVPLIKRVLALHGTRVCRRGTAITAYDHLYGHARERDRMGRDLPSWQGCRVIAKRDVFLMNWDAADSFDGRYFGPLPLSAVTARVVPIWTDANGDGRFEWQASAR